In the Hordeum vulgare subsp. vulgare chromosome 7H, MorexV3_pseudomolecules_assembly, whole genome shotgun sequence genome, one interval contains:
- the LOC123410637 gene encoding scopoletin glucosyltransferase-like, whose product MAITSTNGAAAPTHAANGAGNQAGRDHVVVFPFMAKGHTLPLLHFATALTVHQKNLRITMVVTPANLAFARSRLPASVRLAVLPFPSLPPLPSSVESTDTLPGPDLYPTFLRATALLREPFAEFMASLPAPPLVLVSDFFLGFTHRVAADAGVRRIVFHGMSCFSMAACKSLITSPPSSSAEHGASFHLSRMPEHVRITAADVPDTIAKIGDAEDPVTRFLIDDIGESDARSWGVLVNSFGMLDEDYVSAFMSFYQPDARAWLVGPLFLAAGDVPVPERVEEQDPEGCLAWLDEMAERSESVIYVSFGTQAHVSDEQLDELARGLVQSGHPFLWAVRSGTWSPPVDVGPRGRIVRGWIPQRSVLAHPAVGGFVSHCGWNSVMESLAAGKPVLAWPQMAEQHLNAHHVTHIVGAGVRIMAAAGAGGVGVVDRAEVERKVRRLMDAGDADGQKMRAKAAWAQKAAKSAVSDGGTSRVALLKLVEELQGSYCGVIEDQS is encoded by the coding sequence ATGGCCATCACCTCCACCAACGGTGCCGCTGCGCCCACCCATGCCGCGAACGGCGCGGGCAACCAGGCTGGCCGCGACCACGTAGTGGTGTTCCCGTTCATGGCGAAGGGTCACACCCTCCCACTGCTCCACTTCGCCACGGCGCTCACCGTGCACCAAAAGAACCTTCGCATCACCATGGTTGTCACGCCCGCCAACCTCGCTTTCGCCCGCAGCCGCCTCCCGGCGTCGGTGCGGCTCGCCGTGCTCCCGTTCCCGTCGCTCCCTCCGCTGCCATCCAGCGTCGAGTCCACGGACACCCTGCCCGGACCGGACCTCTACCCGACGTTCCTGCGCGCCACGGCGCTCCTGCGGGAGCCCTTCGCGGAGTTCATGGCGTCGCTCCCGGCCCCGCCGCTCGTGCTCGTCTCCGACTTCTTCCTCGGGTTCACGCACCGCGTCGCGGCCGACGCCGGCGTCCGCCGCATCGTGTTCCACGGCATGTCATGCTTCTCGATGGCCGCCTGCAAATCGCTCATCACGAGCCCGCCGTCGTCCAGCGCCGAGCACGGCGCCAGTTTCCACCTGTCCCGTATGCCGGAGCACGTAAGGATCACGGCCGCGGATGTCCCGGACACGATCGCCAAGATCGGCGACGCCGAGGACCCGGTGACTCGGTTCcttatcgatgacatcggcgagtcCGACGCGCGCAGCTGGGGCGTCCTGGTCAACAGCTTCGGCATGTTGGACGAGGACTACGTATCGGCCTTCATGTCATTCTACCAGCCGGACGCGCGCGCCTGGCTGGTGGGCCCTCTGTTTCTCGCTGCCGGCGACGTGCCGGTGCCGGAGCGCGTGGAGGAGCAGGACCCCGAGGGGTGCCTCGCGTGGCTCGACGAGATGGCGGAGCGGTCGGAGTCGGTGATCTACGTGTCGTTCGGCACGCAGGCCCATGTCTCCGACGAGCAGCTGGACGAGCTGGCGCGCGGGCTGGTGCAGTCCGGCCACCCCTTCCTCTGGGCCGTCCGGTCCGGCACGTGGTCGCCGCCGGTGGACGTGGGGCCGCGCGGAAGGATCGTCCGCGGGTGGATCCCCCAGAGGAGCGTGCTGGCTCACCCCGCGGTGGGAGGGTTCGTGAGCCACTGCGGGTGGAACTCGGTGATGGAGAGCCTGGCAGCGGGGAAGCCCGTTCTGGCATGGCCACAGATGGCCGAGCAGCACCTGAACGCGCACCACGTCACGCACATCGTCGGCGCCGGGGTCAGGATAATGGCCGCCGCCGGCGCGGGGGGCGTCGGCGTGGTGGACAGGGCGGAGGTGGAGCGCAAGGTAAGGAGGCTGATGGACGCCGGCGACGCGGACGGGCAGAAAATGCGGGCCAAGGCGGCCTGGGCTCAGAAGGCGGCCAAGTCAGCGGTGAGCGACGGTGGCACCTCACGTGTCGCGTTGCTGAAGCTGGTGGAGGAGCTGCAGGGGAGCTACTGTGGCGTCATCGAGGATCAGTCCTGA